In Runella sp. SP2, the genomic window AATGGATAGGCTCCCTTGCTGTTTCTACCCTTCATGCTATTTTTTATACCAAAATCTGCTATCCCCACCTTATTTATCGACATACAGGTTACTAATTTCGACCAAACCATATTTTTCCGAAAAATATTTTTTTTTAAATTTTTAAAGTAAAAATGACATTTTTCCTAGTTTTACAATAAGAACGGTTTTACTGTTCTTTGTTATTGCTCATTCTATCTATCTAACTTTTTTTTTAACACATGAAAAAACAGCTCTACCTAGCTGCGTTGTTGTGGCTTGTCGTACTGACAACATGGGCACAAAGCCGCCTCACTGGCCGCGTCACTGACTCAAATGATGGTAATCCCTTACCTGGTGTTAGTGTACTCATCAAAGGGACCAACACAGGTGTTACCACCGACGGCGAAGGCCGCTTCACACTCACCCCTCCATCTGCTGGCGCAACACTTGTGGTATCGTACATTGGCTACATTACACAAGAGATTGCGATTGGAAACCGTACGACAATTGATGTCTCTTTGGCCGTCGATGTAAAGTCGCTTTCGGAAGTAGTTGTAACAGGCTATGCCTCACAGCGTAAAAAAGACATTACTGGAGCCGTCACTGTGGTAAGTGCCAAAGAACTTACGGCAACCCCTGCGGCCAGCGTTACCCAAATGCTCCAAGGACGTGCCTCAGGGGTAGTTGTCGGAAACGATAACTCACCAGGTGGCGGTACCATGGTGCGTATTCGCGGGTTTGGCTCAATCAACAACAACAGCCCCCTTTACGTAATCGACGGTGTTCCTACCCAAGGTACGTTGAACCAATTGAATCCCAACGACATCGAGTCGATGCAGGTGTTGAAAGATGCCTCAGCGGCTTCTATTTACGGAGCGCGGGCTGCCAACGGGGTCGTCATCATAACGACAAAAAAAGGTAAAACAGGTGAGCCAAACATCACATTTGACTTCTACAGCGGTACACAACGCCCAGGCAGAATGCTCCCACTTCTCAACACCCAAGAACTTGGACAGTACCTCTACGAATCTGAGCTTGGTGCTGGAAAAAACCCTTCGGCAACATCACCTTCGGCACAGTATAAATTTGGCCCTAACGGTGAGCAAACGATTGCTGACTATATTTATCCAAACGTATATGGCGCATTGCCTTCTAACTATACCTATACCAACGACATCGCCGATCCAAATTTAGGTAGAACGGCTTTCAACATTACGAAAGCCAACAAAGAAGGTACTGACTGGCAAGATGTGATTTTTGACCCTGCCCCTATCGCTAACTTCCAAGTAGGAGCTACGGGCGGTATGAAGTCAGGTAAGTATGCGATTTCGGCCAACTACTTCAAACAAGACGGTATCTTACGCTATACCAAGTACGACAGATACTCTGTCCGTGCCAACACGGAGTTTACCAAAGGAAAACTTACCATCGGAGAAAACTTTACGTTCTCTTACGACGAAAGACAAGGGATTACGAACAACGATGAGTCAAACCCTATCATGTTTGCCATTCGTGTTCACCCGATTATTCCTGTGTTTGACATCACTGGTGGTCCTGCCGAATTGGGTGGAACAAACACTTCTCCTTACAACGGTTTTGCGGGAAGTAGAGGTAGTAACCTCGGGAATGCCCCTAACCCATTGGCACGTTTGTACCGTGAAAAAGACAACATTACCAAAGGTTCGCACGTGTTCGGAAACGTATTTGCTGAGTTAGACATCCTTCCTGGGTTGAAAGCACGTACAAGCCTTGGTTTGGAATATAACCAATACAACCGCTCAGAGTACTTCCACCGCGACATTGAAGCAGCCGAAGCACGTAACGCCAACAGTTTGAACGTGATTAATCAATTCGACCGTTCATTGACGTGGTTTAACACCTTAAACTACAGCAAAACAATAGGCGTTCACAATTTCAACGTACTCGTAGGTACAGAAGCCGTTAAAACGTATGCGTTTGCTTTCCAAGCCAGTCGTAGTGCTTTTGCATTCGATGACTTGGATTACCGCTACCTTGATGCAGGTTCGGCCTCAGGTTTGAGCAACGCAGGTGGTGGCGCAACGCTCAGTGCATTGTTCTCACAGTTTGGAAAAATCAACTACGCGTACAAAGACTTCATTCTTGCTGACTTCACCCTTCGTCGCGACGGTTCTTCACGTTTCTCAGCAGCCAACCGCTACGCCATCTTCCCTGCATTCTCGGTGGGTATGCGTATGACCGAGCTTGGTTTTATGAAAGAAGTGAAGTTTATCAACGACTTGAAAGTACGGGCAGGCTGGGGTAAAACAGGAAACCAGTTGATTCCTAACGTTTACAACGCTTACACGCTTTACGCAGCAGACCCATCTAACAATGCCTACGACATCAACGGTACAGGAACGTCCATCGTTGGAGGTTTTGACCTTGTGCAATTTGGTAACCCACAAGGTAAATGGGAAACCAACACCTCTACTAACATCGGTATTGACGCGGTGTTGTTGAACAACAAAGTGGAATTGGTGGTGGACTGGTACAACCGTCTGACAAGCAACATGCTTACCCAAATTGCGATTCCACGTACGGCAGGAACGGGTACGATTCCATTCACAAACATTGGTTCGGTACAGAACCGTGGGATTGACCTTGGTATCAACTTCCGTGACAAAAAAGGAGACTTCCGCTACCAAGTAGGTGTAAACTTTGGCCACTACAAAAACGAAGTAAAGAAATTGAACGACGACCCGAACGCGACGGTATTTGGTTTTACAACTCGTCTTCCAGCAATTTCTGCCACCAAAGCTGGTTTGCCAATTGCTAGTTACTATGGTTATATCGTAGATGGTATCATCAAAGACGACGCAGAAGCTGCTGCTGCTCCTAAGTTTGGAACATATACCAGAGCGGGGGTATTCAAATTCCGTGATATTAACGGGGATGGCGTAATCACTGCCGCTGACCGTACCATTATGGGTAACCCTCACCCTGACTTTACCTATGGTATCAACGTCAATGTGGGTTACAAAAACTGGGATTTGACCATGTTTGGTCAAGGTGTTCAGGGCAATCAAATCTTCAACTACGTTCGTTACTGGACAGACTTCAACGTATTCCAAGGCAACCGCTCGAAAGACATGTTGTACAGCTCTTGGAGAAAACCAGGCGACGATGCGAAACTTCCTCGCTTGAATTCTGGGGATGCTACCAGCCAACAAGTTTCGTCTTACTTCTTGGAAGATGGCTCGTACTTGCGTTTGAAAAACATCCAGTTGACTTACACTTTGCCTAGTAACTTGTTGAAAAAACTAGGAATGAGTTCTGCGCAGGTTTATATCCAAGGCCAGAATATTCTTACACTTACCAAATATTCGGGTCTTGACCCAGATATCAACTTGAGAAGATCAGGTAACGACAACCAAGACATCCACATGGGTGTTGACGAAGGCGCGTATCCTGTTGCCAAGTCGTATCTTGTAGGTTTACGCTTTGGTTTCTAATCTTAGTCAACAACAAGCAAAACATTTTTGAAACAACAATGAAAAAAGTAATCATACTAACGCTTTTGGTCGGCCTAAGCTTCTCTTGTTCTGAGAGCTTCTTTGACCTCAAACCCCAAGGACGCGCGTCTTTGGATCAATTATCTACTAAAAACGGTATCAACGCCCTTTTGATTGGTGCTTATTCGTTGCTCGACGGAGTTGGTGCGGGTAACACAGGCCGTCAATCAACGATTTCAAACTACGTTTTCGGTGGCATCAGTAGCGACGACGCCGTAAAAGGCACTGATGCAGGTGACCAACCTGAGCAGTCGTTTATCGAACAATACAACTGGTTGTCAGATAATACGTATTTCTTAGGAAAATGGTGGCACTCGTACGACGGCGTGGCTCGTTGTAACGAAGTAATCCAAATCGTAGCCAATGTAAAAGACATGACCGATGCTGAAAAAACACAGGCCATCGCCGAAGCTCGCTTTTTGAGAGGCCACTACCACTTTGAAGCAAAGAAAATGTGGAACAACGTACCGTTTATCGACGAAAAAGTCTATAATCGCGATGATCCAAACTCTACAAAGATTCCTAACGACAAAGACATTTGGCCAAACATCGAAGCTGATTTTGACTTTGCGGCCAAAAACCTTCCTGCGGTTCAGGCTCAAAAAGGAAGAGCTACCCAGTGGGCTGCGAAGTCTTACTTAGCAAAGGCTTACATTTTCCAAAAGAAATGGGCAGCGGCAAAAACGTTATTAGAAGATGTAGTGAAAAACTCAGGCAAGAAATTAGTAGCCAACTACCACGACAACTACCGTACCGTAACTAACAACAACTCGGAGTCTATCTTTGAAGTACAGTTCTCAGTAAACGACGGTACAACGGGTAACAACGGTAACGCTGGTGACAACCTTAACTGGCCTTACTCGGCAACTGCCCCAGGTCGTGGCTGCTGCGGATTTTACCAACCTTCGCATAACCTCGTTAATGCGTTCAAAACAGAGGATGGTTTGCCAATGATTGGCGCCGCCGCTGACGGCACGCTCGATACATACAACAAAGTAGATTTACCTAGTGACCAAGGTATCACTGCAGCAACTGCTTTTACCCTTGACAAAACAATCCCTGTTGACCCTCGTTTGGACTGGACGGTAGGCCGCCGTGGCGTAAATTTCCTTGATTGGGGGCCAATGCCAGGTTCTACTTGGATTCGCGACCAAGCGTATGCAGGACCATTTACGGGTAAAAAATGGATGTACTACTTGGCCGAAGAAAACAGCACGACTCACTCAACTAGCCGCCGAAACGTAAACAACAACTATCGTCTTATCAAACTTTCGCACGTATTGTTGTGGTTGGCAGAATGTGAAGTAGAGCTTGGTAACTTAGCGGCAGCAGAAGGTTACGTAAATCAAATTCGTGTACGGGCAAAAACAGGTTCGGTACAAGATCCAACAGTTACTTACAAAGTGGAACCGTATCCAACAGGTACTTTTGCAGGCAAAGGCGCTGACTATGCGCGTAACGCCGTTCGGATGGAACAACGCCTTGAGTTTGCGATGGAAGGCCACCGTTTCTTTGATTTGGTACGCTGGGGCATCGCCGAAAAAGTATTGAACAAATACGCTGCCGAAGAATCAGTACAAGGAACTGAGCCATCAGGACGTAAGTTCAACAAGCGTTCGTACATGGCAGGAAAGGTGTTTGCCGCGAAAAACTTGTACTTCCCACTTCCACAAGACGAAATCTTGAATAGCCAAAAAGGAGGTCAACCAACGTTAAAACAAAACCCTGGTTACTAAGCGTTTCCGATACTATAAATTCCAACCAACCTCCCGAAAGTTTTAAACTTTCGGGAGGTTTCTTTTTTTAAACTTCCAGGAGGTTTTTATTTTTATCCAAACAAATCACTTGATAAATAGCGGTCACCACGGTCGCACACGATAAAGACAATCACGCCTTCTTCGAGTTCATTGGCCAACTGAATCGCCGCGTGCGCCGCTCCTCCGCTACTCATTCCCGAAAAAATACCTTCTATTTTAGCCAAATCACGCGCCCGCTGCGTGGCATCGTCCTGCGATACCTCCATCACTCTATCAACGCGAGCAGGTTCAAAAATCTTTGGTAAGTATTCTTGTGGCCATTTCCGAATCCCTGGAATGCTCGACCCATCGGTGGGTTGGCAGCCTACAATCTGCACGTTAGGGTTTTGCTCTTTCAAATAGCGCGACGTTCCCATAATTGTGCCCGTCGTTCCCATGGACGACACAAAATGCGTCACTTTCCCTTCGGTATCTCGCCAAATCTCGGGGCCAGTACTCCGATAATGCGCTAGATAATTATCAGGATTGGCAAACTGATTCAACATCAAATACCCGCCTTCGGCCACTTTGGCATCGGCATAGTCTCTGGCCGACTCAATGGTATCCGTCAGAATTACTTTTGCCCCAAACGCCTCCATCGTAAGCACCCGCTCACGGGTAGAGTTTTTGGGCATGGTTAGCTCAATTTCAATGTCGTATAAACGGGCTATCATCGCCAACGCAATGCCCGTGTTCCCGCTTGTGGCTTCGATGAGTTTCATCCCAGGTTTGATTTCCCCCCGCTCTACCGCTCCTTTTATCATGCTATAGGCAGCGCGGTCTTTGACACTTCCTCCTGGGTTGTGGCCTTCGAGTTTAGCCAAAAGGGTTACTTTTGGGTTGGGATTTATCATTTTCAACTCCACCAACGGAGTATTTCCTACAAAATCTAAAAGAGTGGGCATGACAACGAGATACGTTTGTGTTAAGAAAAAAATACGGTAAATTTGTTCAAAAAGTTTCAATTATGAGTGCTCTACAAATTGAAAATACAGATAGATATCTAAAAATCACACTCGACAAAGAAGCCTTTGACGAAGCACAAATTATGGATTTACTAGATTACTTACGCACAGAGGATCTCGTAAAAAAAGCACAATTTGACGACTCCATTTTAGAACTAAGCAAGTCTATCAAGAAAAGCTGGTGGTCAAAGCATAAAGACACTCTCTTAAAGTAGCTTATGGAGAAAATTGTCATCGATGCAAACGTACTATTTGCAACGCTCATTTCAAATAACCGAAAGACTAGACTACTTTTAAGTGAAGGCCAGTACCAATTTTTTGCTCCCAAATTCTTATTTGTTGAGCTTTTTGAGCATAAAGACATTATCATTCAAAAATCAAAGCTTGCAGAAGTTGAAGTATATGAGCTGCTAGATAACCTTCTTCAGCATATTCATTTTGTTAGTAATGACTTTATTTCAACGTCTCAATACTGGCAAGCATATCGACTTTGTAAGGATGTTGACGAAAATGACACACCTTTTGTGGCCCTAACCTTAGCACTTGGTGCTCGTTACTGGACGCGTGATGACACCTTAAAAAGGCATTTACGTCAACAAGGCTTCAATCTTCTCTTTGAGCCATTTATTTAACACTATTCGACATAAAATACATGAGTGTCCTCAAAAAATTAGCTGGTGAAACCGCCTTGTACGGAGTGAGTAGCATTTTAGGCAGGGTAATTTACTGGTTTTTAGTTCCTCTTCATACCCACGTTTTTCTTCGTCCTGGCGAGCTTTCTTCCAACACCGAATTATACAGCTGGGTAGCGTTGTTCAATGTCATTTTTACGTTTGGGATGGAAACGGCCTTTTTTCGTTTTGCCAACCGCAATCCCGAACGTCGTCAAGAATATTTTAATCAGGCACAGACCGCAATTACGGTCGTTAGCCTTATTTTTTCGGGCTTGCTCATCGTTATGGCACCCACGTTAAGTCGATTGCTCAATTACCCTGGTGAATCGTCCAACATCGTTTTTCTTGCGCTCATTGTCGCCATTGACGCTATCGTAGCGATTCCTTTTGCGCGCCTTCGTTTGGAGAAAAAAGCCAAGAAGTTTGTGGCCGTGAAAATCATCAACATTGCCATCAACGTCATTCTCAACGTCTTTTTCTTGGTACTTTGCCGCGATATTGCTTTGGGTAAGTATCTGACTTCGCTGCAACCAATTGGCGCATACTTGTACCGTCCTGAAATCGGCCCAGGGTATATTTTTATTGCCAACCTGATTGCCAATGCCTGCTTTTTACTTTTGCTTCGCGAGGCGTTTAAAGGTTTTCAATTTACGTGGAAAGGGCCTGTTTTTAGTGAAATGTGGGTGTATGCCTACCCCATTTTGATTTTGGGCTTGGCAGGAACCGTCAACCAAATGGCCGACCGCTGGTTTTTACGCCACCTGCTTCCCGAAGGGTTTTACCCCAAACTTACCTCAGAAGACGCCCTAGGAATCTACGGAAGTTGTTACAAATTATCGGTCTTTATGTCGTTGGCGATTCAGTCGTTTAAGTACGCCGCCGACCCGTTTTTTTTCTCCAAAGCCGAAGACAAAAACGCTCCCGAGCTGTTGGCACTTGTCATGAAATGGTTTGTGATTGTGTGCGTTGTACTTTGGGTGGGGGTTAGTTTAAACATTGATATTTTAGGGCATTTTATGCTTTCCAAAGCCTACCGCGTTGGGCTAGAAGTAGTTCCTATTTTGTTGTTAGCCAACCTTTTCCTTGGCGTTTACTACAATCTTGCTTTCTGGTTTAAATTGACCGACAAAACCCACTTTGGCACGCTTATTACGTTCATTGGCGCTGCTCTAACCGTCGGGCTAAACGTATGGCTCATTCCTCAAATGGGCTATTTAGGCTGCGCTTACGCCTTTTTGGTATCAAGCGTTGCAATGTGTGTGGTATGTTATTTGTTGGGGGAAAAATACTATTCCGTTCCCTACAATGTAGGGTCGGCACTGGGGTATATTTTCAGCGCAGGGCTATTGATTTATTTTTCAGCCTTCGTAAAAATCTCCAACTTTTGGGTATCGGTTCCGTACCATCTGGCGTTATGTGTGCTGTATGGATTGGGCATTTTGCTCGTTGAGCGAGAATCAATACCTTTGAAAATCCGTCGAAAAATACCGTTTTTGAGCTAAACCAATTTTGCCATGTTTTTTACCACTTACGCAAGAAAAATTACTCAATTTGGGCTGCTTTTAGCCATTACTAGCTTACTTTCTTGCGACTCAAACGCTGTTTTCAAAGATCACGAAGACATCGATGATGGCATGTGGTATGTCAAAAACGAGCCCTCGTTTACCTTCGAAATCACCGACATTTCACAGCCTTACAACGTGTATTATTTGGTACGTAACAGCATTGGTTACCCGTATTACAACTTATTCGTAAAACGTTTTTTGTTGAATGACAAAAATAAAGTTGTCAACGAAGCCCTCAACGAATTGATTTTGATGGACGAACGTACGGGCAAACCCATGGGCGACGGGCTCGGCGATTTATTTGACCATAAAATCGTGGCACTCAAAAACTACCGTTTCCCAAAAGCAGGAAAGTATTCCTTCAAAGTGCGTCAATACATGCGCCAAGACCCCCTGCCTGGCATCATGAGCATGGGCGTAAGTGTGGAGCCTACAGTTGTCAAACAATAAAAAAGGAGCGTCTTTCCTCTTGATATTTTGACTATTTTTGCGGCCAATCCTTACAAATTACGAACTAGGCATGGCCCGCACTGCAAAAAACGCAACCGAACCCGTTAAAGTCAAAGAAACACCCCTCAATCGTCAGTACAACCAAATAAAGTCGAAATACCCAGGCGCCATGCTCCTCTTTCGAGTAGGCGACTTTTACGAGACGTTTGGGGAAGATGCCGTACGCGCTAGTCGGATTTTAGGGATTGTCTTGACGCGCCGCAACAACGGTGGTTCGCAGGAAGAACTTGCGGGTTTCCCTCACCATTCATTGGACAACTACCTGCCCAAGCTGGTTCGTGCGGGTGAACGCGTAGCCATTTGCGACCAGCTTGAAGACCCCGCCGTTGCCAAAGGAATCGTCCGAAGAGGCGTAACAGAATTGGTCACACCAGGAGTTTCGTTCAACGACAACGTGTTGGACGTTCGGCGCAACAATTACCTTGCCTCGGTTCATTTTGGCAAAAACAACGTCTTCGGCATTGCCTTTTTAGACGTATCAACGGGTGAATTTTTGACCACCCAAGGCACCAAAGATTACATCGAAAAACTTCTCCAAAGCTTTGCGCCGTCGGAGGTTTTGTACTGTAAAAAACACCGCCAAGAGTTTACCGAATTCTTTGGCGACAAGTTTCATACCTTTTCGTTTGAGGACTGGGCCTACACCCACGATTTTGCCTACGAACTCCTTACTAAGCACTTCAACACGGCTTCCTTGAAGGGATTTGGAGTGGAAGCCCTGACCGAAGGCGTCGTAGCTGCTGGGGTGATTTTGAGGTACTTAGCCGACACTGAGCACCGCGAAATCCAGCACATTACGCGCCTTACCCGCCTCGACGAAGAAAAATACGTGTGGCTCGACCGCTTTACGATTCGTAACCTTGAGTTGGTCTATCCTCAGCAAGAAGGGGGCGTGCCTCTTATCCAAATTTTAGATCAAACCGTCACCCCCATGGGTGCGCGCTTGCTTCGCAAATGGCTGGTGTTGCCTCTCAAAGACAAAGCGCCGATTGAAGAGCGACTACAAACCGTTGAGCATTTTCTCAAACACGAAGAAATGCTGGAAACGCTCACCCAGCACCTCAAGCAAATTGGTGATTTAGAGCGACTTATTTCTAAGGTGGCCGTTCGTCGTATCAATCCTCGGGAGATGGTTCAACTCAAAAAATCACTGAGTCACATTGCACCCGTCAAGGAGTTGTTGCAAGCGGCCTGGAACGAAACCGAAAACGCTCCTTCCGCATTAGGGCCACTTCGCAAATACGCCGACCAGTTGAACGCCTGCGAGTTTTTGCTCGAAAAAATTGAGACCGAGCTCCGCGACGATCCTCCGACGGTGACCAACCAAGGGGGCATGATTAAAGCGGGTATTGATGCGGAGTTGGACCGTTTGCAAGAACTGGCTTTTTCTGGTAAAGATTATTTGATTCAAGTTCAAAACCGTGAGATTGAACGTACGGGAATTACGTCGCTAAAAATTGCGTACAACAAGGTGTTTGGGTATTACCTCGAAGTGACCAACTCCCACAAAAACCGCGTTCCGTCCGACTGGATTCGCAAACAAACCCTTGTCAACGCCGAGCGCTACATCACGCCCGAGCTTAAAGAATACGAGGATAAAATTTTGAGTGCCGAAGAAAAACTGTTTGTGATAGAGCAGCGCATCTTCAACGATTTGGTCATGACGGCCAACGATTACGTGACTGCCGTTCAGCAAAACGCTCGGATTATTTCGGTGTTGGATGCGCTGTCGTCGTTTGCGGTGATTGCCAAGAAAAACAACTATTACAAACCCGTCATCACCGACGATAAAGCGCTCAAAATCAAGGAAGGACGCCACCCCGTGATTGAGCAGCAGTTGCCGTTGGGCGAAAGTTACGTACCCAACGATTTATACTTGGACGACACCACCCAACAAATCATCATCATTACGGGACCGAATATGGCGGGTAAATCCGCTTTACTGCGTCAAACGGCCTTGATTGTGTTGATGGCACAAATGGGCAGTTTTGTCCCCGCACTGGAAGCCGAAATTGGGTTGGTGGACAAGATTTTTACCCGTGTAGGCGCTTCCGACAACCTCAGTCGCGGCGAAAGTACCTTCATGGTCGAGATGACCGAAACCGCCAGCATCCTCAACAACCTGAGCGAGCGCAGTTTGGTACTTATGGACGAAATCGGGCGCGGAACGAGCACCTACGATGGGGTAAGTATTGCGTGGAGCATTGCCGAATTTTTGCACAACCACCCGCGCCACCGCGCCAAAACGCTTTTTGCGACCCACTACCACGAGTTGAATCAGTTGGCGGAAGATTTTCCTCGCGTCAAAAACTTCAATGTGGCCGTGAAAGAGATGGGGAATAAAGTCATTTTCTTGCGCAAACTCAAAGAAGGTGGCAGCGAGCACAGCTTCGGGATTCACGTGGCACAAATGGCAGGAATGCCGCAAGAAGTGGTACTGCGCGCCAACGATATTTTGCACAGCCTCGAAAAGAGCCACCGCAAGCAAGAAACCACCAAGGCTGTAAAGGAAATGCCAAAAGTGAACTACCAAATGACGCTTTTTGAACCCCAAGACCCTAAAATTGAAGAACTTAAATCGAAGCTCAAAACCCTCGACATCAACACCCTATCCCCCATCGAAGCCCTGCTCAAACTCAATGAGTTACGGCGGTTG contains:
- a CDS encoding TonB-dependent receptor yields the protein MKKQLYLAALLWLVVLTTWAQSRLTGRVTDSNDGNPLPGVSVLIKGTNTGVTTDGEGRFTLTPPSAGATLVVSYIGYITQEIAIGNRTTIDVSLAVDVKSLSEVVVTGYASQRKKDITGAVTVVSAKELTATPAASVTQMLQGRASGVVVGNDNSPGGGTMVRIRGFGSINNNSPLYVIDGVPTQGTLNQLNPNDIESMQVLKDASAASIYGARAANGVVIITTKKGKTGEPNITFDFYSGTQRPGRMLPLLNTQELGQYLYESELGAGKNPSATSPSAQYKFGPNGEQTIADYIYPNVYGALPSNYTYTNDIADPNLGRTAFNITKANKEGTDWQDVIFDPAPIANFQVGATGGMKSGKYAISANYFKQDGILRYTKYDRYSVRANTEFTKGKLTIGENFTFSYDERQGITNNDESNPIMFAIRVHPIIPVFDITGGPAELGGTNTSPYNGFAGSRGSNLGNAPNPLARLYREKDNITKGSHVFGNVFAELDILPGLKARTSLGLEYNQYNRSEYFHRDIEAAEARNANSLNVINQFDRSLTWFNTLNYSKTIGVHNFNVLVGTEAVKTYAFAFQASRSAFAFDDLDYRYLDAGSASGLSNAGGGATLSALFSQFGKINYAYKDFILADFTLRRDGSSRFSAANRYAIFPAFSVGMRMTELGFMKEVKFINDLKVRAGWGKTGNQLIPNVYNAYTLYAADPSNNAYDINGTGTSIVGGFDLVQFGNPQGKWETNTSTNIGIDAVLLNNKVELVVDWYNRLTSNMLTQIAIPRTAGTGTIPFTNIGSVQNRGIDLGINFRDKKGDFRYQVGVNFGHYKNEVKKLNDDPNATVFGFTTRLPAISATKAGLPIASYYGYIVDGIIKDDAEAAAAPKFGTYTRAGVFKFRDINGDGVITAADRTIMGNPHPDFTYGINVNVGYKNWDLTMFGQGVQGNQIFNYVRYWTDFNVFQGNRSKDMLYSSWRKPGDDAKLPRLNSGDATSQQVSSYFLEDGSYLRLKNIQLTYTLPSNLLKKLGMSSAQVYIQGQNILTLTKYSGLDPDINLRRSGNDNQDIHMGVDEGAYPVAKSYLVGLRFGF
- a CDS encoding RagB/SusD family nutrient uptake outer membrane protein, translated to MKKVIILTLLVGLSFSCSESFFDLKPQGRASLDQLSTKNGINALLIGAYSLLDGVGAGNTGRQSTISNYVFGGISSDDAVKGTDAGDQPEQSFIEQYNWLSDNTYFLGKWWHSYDGVARCNEVIQIVANVKDMTDAEKTQAIAEARFLRGHYHFEAKKMWNNVPFIDEKVYNRDDPNSTKIPNDKDIWPNIEADFDFAAKNLPAVQAQKGRATQWAAKSYLAKAYIFQKKWAAAKTLLEDVVKNSGKKLVANYHDNYRTVTNNNSESIFEVQFSVNDGTTGNNGNAGDNLNWPYSATAPGRGCCGFYQPSHNLVNAFKTEDGLPMIGAAADGTLDTYNKVDLPSDQGITAATAFTLDKTIPVDPRLDWTVGRRGVNFLDWGPMPGSTWIRDQAYAGPFTGKKWMYYLAEENSTTHSTSRRNVNNNYRLIKLSHVLLWLAECEVELGNLAAAEGYVNQIRVRAKTGSVQDPTVTYKVEPYPTGTFAGKGADYARNAVRMEQRLEFAMEGHRFFDLVRWGIAEKVLNKYAAEESVQGTEPSGRKFNKRSYMAGKVFAAKNLYFPLPQDEILNSQKGGQPTLKQNPGY
- the cysM gene encoding cysteine synthase CysM, with protein sequence MPTLLDFVGNTPLVELKMINPNPKVTLLAKLEGHNPGGSVKDRAAYSMIKGAVERGEIKPGMKLIEATSGNTGIALAMIARLYDIEIELTMPKNSTRERVLTMEAFGAKVILTDTIESARDYADAKVAEGGYLMLNQFANPDNYLAHYRSTGPEIWRDTEGKVTHFVSSMGTTGTIMGTSRYLKEQNPNVQIVGCQPTDGSSIPGIRKWPQEYLPKIFEPARVDRVMEVSQDDATQRARDLAKIEGIFSGMSSGGAAHAAIQLANELEEGVIVFIVCDRGDRYLSSDLFG
- a CDS encoding PIN domain-containing protein, whose amino-acid sequence is MEKIVIDANVLFATLISNNRKTRLLLSEGQYQFFAPKFLFVELFEHKDIIIQKSKLAEVEVYELLDNLLQHIHFVSNDFISTSQYWQAYRLCKDVDENDTPFVALTLALGARYWTRDDTLKRHLRQQGFNLLFEPFI
- a CDS encoding lipopolysaccharide biosynthesis protein; the protein is MSVLKKLAGETALYGVSSILGRVIYWFLVPLHTHVFLRPGELSSNTELYSWVALFNVIFTFGMETAFFRFANRNPERRQEYFNQAQTAITVVSLIFSGLLIVMAPTLSRLLNYPGESSNIVFLALIVAIDAIVAIPFARLRLEKKAKKFVAVKIINIAINVILNVFFLVLCRDIALGKYLTSLQPIGAYLYRPEIGPGYIFIANLIANACFLLLLREAFKGFQFTWKGPVFSEMWVYAYPILILGLAGTVNQMADRWFLRHLLPEGFYPKLTSEDALGIYGSCYKLSVFMSLAIQSFKYAADPFFFSKAEDKNAPELLALVMKWFVIVCVVLWVGVSLNIDILGHFMLSKAYRVGLEVVPILLLANLFLGVYYNLAFWFKLTDKTHFGTLITFIGAALTVGLNVWLIPQMGYLGCAYAFLVSSVAMCVVCYLLGEKYYSVPYNVGSALGYIFSAGLLIYFSAFVKISNFWVSVPYHLALCVLYGLGILLVERESIPLKIRRKIPFLS
- a CDS encoding gliding motility lipoprotein GldH; its protein translation is MFFTTYARKITQFGLLLAITSLLSCDSNAVFKDHEDIDDGMWYVKNEPSFTFEITDISQPYNVYYLVRNSIGYPYYNLFVKRFLLNDKNKVVNEALNELILMDERTGKPMGDGLGDLFDHKIVALKNYRFPKAGKYSFKVRQYMRQDPLPGIMSMGVSVEPTVVKQ
- the mutS gene encoding DNA mismatch repair protein MutS, with protein sequence MARTAKNATEPVKVKETPLNRQYNQIKSKYPGAMLLFRVGDFYETFGEDAVRASRILGIVLTRRNNGGSQEELAGFPHHSLDNYLPKLVRAGERVAICDQLEDPAVAKGIVRRGVTELVTPGVSFNDNVLDVRRNNYLASVHFGKNNVFGIAFLDVSTGEFLTTQGTKDYIEKLLQSFAPSEVLYCKKHRQEFTEFFGDKFHTFSFEDWAYTHDFAYELLTKHFNTASLKGFGVEALTEGVVAAGVILRYLADTEHREIQHITRLTRLDEEKYVWLDRFTIRNLELVYPQQEGGVPLIQILDQTVTPMGARLLRKWLVLPLKDKAPIEERLQTVEHFLKHEEMLETLTQHLKQIGDLERLISKVAVRRINPREMVQLKKSLSHIAPVKELLQAAWNETENAPSALGPLRKYADQLNACEFLLEKIETELRDDPPTVTNQGGMIKAGIDAELDRLQELAFSGKDYLIQVQNREIERTGITSLKIAYNKVFGYYLEVTNSHKNRVPSDWIRKQTLVNAERYITPELKEYEDKILSAEEKLFVIEQRIFNDLVMTANDYVTAVQQNARIISVLDALSSFAVIAKKNNYYKPVITDDKALKIKEGRHPVIEQQLPLGESYVPNDLYLDDTTQQIIIITGPNMAGKSALLRQTALIVLMAQMGSFVPALEAEIGLVDKIFTRVGASDNLSRGESTFMVEMTETASILNNLSERSLVLMDEIGRGTSTYDGVSIAWSIAEFLHNHPRHRAKTLFATHYHELNQLAEDFPRVKNFNVAVKEMGNKVIFLRKLKEGGSEHSFGIHVAQMAGMPQEVVLRANDILHSLEKSHRKQETTKAVKEMPKVNYQMTLFEPQDPKIEELKSKLKTLDINTLSPIEALLKLNELRRLVE